The stretch of DNA TAATGGGCTCAGCAGGCACATCATGGCAAACACTATGGTTCGAGTTATCAGCGTCATGGGGATTTGCTTAATTGATTACTCTTTTACCAACGGATAACTAGCCTCATTCCAGCCACGGTATCCACCATCCATTGAAAGCACATTGGTATAACCCATCTTTTGAATACTTTCTGCTGCCAATGCAGAACGATAGCCACCACCGCAGTACAACACCATCGGAGTTGCTTTATCCGGAACAACAGTTTCAATATCACGTTCTAACACACCACGTCCCACATGTTTTGCCCCGGGAATATGGTCTTTTTGATATTCACTCTCTTCACGAACGTCCAGAACCAGTGGAATTGTCCCCTTGTCCATCATCTCTTTTACTTGCTGAATGCTAACTTCATGTACATTTTTACGCGCAGCTTCACACAACTGCTCAAAACCTGGGTTATGCTTTTTCACACACTTCTCCTTGGTTATCATAAAGACACTATAGATTATCAGCGCCCACAGTGACGATTTCCAGTAAAAAAACAGGCGCTATATTATCGATATAGCGCCTGTTATTAATAGTTCTGTTGCTGGCACTGATTATCACTGTATATGAAAATCGGCGCTATTGCTGTTGGAACAACTATGCGTAAACCGGATAACGTTTACAAATATCCAGAACTTTAGCTTTTACTGCAGCAATGGTGGCGTCATCATTGATGTTGTCCAGCACGTCACAGATCCAACCGGCCAGTTCGCGTACTTCTGCTTCTTTAAAGCCACGACGAGTCACCGCAGGTGTACCGATACGCACACCTGAAGTAACAAACGGGCTTCTTGGATCGTTTGGTACGCTGTTTTTGTTTACTGTGATGTTTGCTCTGCCTAAAGCAGCATCAGCATCTTTACCGGTGATATCTTTATCCACCAGATCCAGTAGCATCAGGTGGTTTTCAGTTCCACCAGAAACAATCTTATATCCGCGAGATTTAAATACTTCCACCATCGCTTTTGCGTTTTTAGCAACTTGCTGCTGGTAAGTTTTAAACTCAGGCTCCATGGCTTCTTTTAACGCTACCGCTTTTGCTGCAATCACGTGCATTAACGGACCGCCCTGACCACCCGGGAATACCGCAGAGTTCAGTTTTTTATACAGCTCTTCATCACCGCCTTTCGCTAAAATCAGGCCGCCACGAGGACCCGCTAACGTTTTATGCGTAGTGGTAGTGACTACATGAGCATGAGGAACCGGGTTTGGATAGACATCAGCAGCAATCAGACCTGCAACGTGAGCCATATCAACAAACAGGTAAGCACCAATTTTATCTGCAATTTCACGCATTTTTGCCCAGTCAACGATACCGGAATAGGCAGAGAAGCCACCGATAATCATTTTTGGTTTGTGAATTTCAGCCTGACGAGCCAGATCGTTATAGTCAATCTGACCACTCTCATCAATACCATAAGGGACGATGTTATATAACTTACCGGAAAAGTTAACTGGTGAACCGTGGGTCAGGTGACCGCCGTGTGCCAGATTCATCCCCAGTACGGTATCTCCCGGATTCAGTAACGCCATATAAACTGCAGAGTTAGCCTGTGAACCTGAATGTGGTTGCACGTTAGCATAGTCAGCACCAAACAGCTCTTTGGCACGATCGATAGCTAACTGCTCAACAATATCAACATACTCACAGCCGCCGTAATAACGCTTACCCGGGTACCCTTCGGCATATTTATTGGTTAATTGAGTTCCCTGAGCCTGCATTACGCGTGGGCTGGTATAGTTTTCAGAAGCAATCAACTCGATATGCTCTTCCTGGCGAACATTCTCTTTTTGTATGGCCTGCCATAATTCGGCATCATAATCGGCAATGTTCATGTCTCGCTTTAACATCCGCATCTCCTGAGTAAGCTAATTAACTGGTAAAGGTGCAACTAAGTACAACATCGAACCAGTGTAATATGTTTTCATCTTGTTAAATAGACCCAAATTAAGGTTTTTACGCAAACGTTTGCTTTTCATCCAATAAACAGACAAAGCCCCCATAAGACAACTTAAAACACTGTTTTCCACTCATACTAAAAATCATCTTACTGATTTAATTGCTGATTTAATTGCTAATTTATCTGCTATTTTTGTATGGGTAAAACTATTGACATGGATCAATTAAAACATGTATTTTAAATATATGTTAATTAATCCCTATCAAAAGGATATGAGAATGCTTGATAGTCAAACGATTGCCACCATTAAAGCTACCATCCCCGTATTAACTGCTACTGGCCCATCGTTAACCGCTCATTTTTACGATCGCATGTTTCAGCACAATCCTGAGTTGAAAGATATTTTTAACCTAAGCCATCAATTCAGCGGTGCCCAACGTGAAGCATTATTTAATGCGATATGTGCCTATGCGGTAAACATTGAAAATTTAGCGGCCATCCTTCCGGCAGTTGAACGTATTGCCCATAAACACACCAGCTTTAACATTCAACCAGAGCAATATGCCATTGTTGGCGAACACTTACTTGCCACTCTGGATGAAATGTTGAGCCCCGGTGAAGAAGTACTAAATGCCTGGGGGAAAGCCTATCAGGTACTGGCTGATGTATTTATCAAACGGGAAAATGAAATTTATCAGCAGGTCGCTGATAAACAGGGTGGTTGGGAAGGATTACGTCCATTCCGTATTGCTAAAAAACAGCAAGAAAGCGAGATTATTACCAGCTTTGAACTGGAGCCAGTCGACGGCAAACCAGTAGCTGATTTTATACCGGGTCAATATATTGCCCTTTATCTGCAAAGCGACAGTCTGGAATACCAGGAGATTCGTCAGTACTCATTAACCCATGCACCAAACGGTAAATATTACCGTATTGCCGTTAAACGCGAGCCGCAGGGCAAAGCCTCAAACTATCTTCATGATATTGCTCGGCAGGGAGATATTCTCAATCTGGCGCCACCTTATGGCGATTTTCATCTGGATGTTAAACCTGACACCCCGGTTGCATTAATCTCTGGTGGTGTCGGCCTGACACCAATGTTAGGCATGCTAAATACGCTAAAAGTACAAACACACCAAAGTCCGGTTTACTGGCTGCACGCCACTGAACGTTCAGGTGTTCATGCTTTCCGTCAGGAAGTAAACCAGTTGCTCGATAGCATGCCAGATACCGAAGCTCACGTTTGGTACCAGCATCCTCAGGATAGCGATCTGAATGCATCCAACCATTATCAGGGTTTGATGGACCTTGATAAACTGAAGTCCACACTTAACCAGTCTGATATGCACTATTACTTCTGTGGGCCAGTGCCATTTATGCAGCACGTTGCTCAACAGTTAATCAATTGGGGAGTTAAACCACAACAGCTCCATTACGAGTGTTTTGGTCCACATAAAGTGTTATAGCCTGTAGTACAACAAGATGAATGAACCGTTGCCTGTAAAGGTAACGGTTCATAAAGGGAGAGTTCTCAGATAGCGTCTTCGTCCTGCTCACCGGTACGAATACGCACCACCCGAGCCACATCAAATACAAAAATCTTACCGTCGCCAATCTTACCTGTCTGAGCGGTATTCATGATGGTTTCGACGCAGGTATCAACGATATCGTCAGCAACAACAATCTCAATCTTCACCTTTGGCAGAAAATCCACCATATATTCAGCGCCGCGATACAGCTCTGTATGCCCTTTCTGGCGACCAAAACCTTTCACTTCCGTTACCGTCATACCGGTAATACCCACTTCCGCCAGTGCTTCACGGACATCGTCTAACTTAAACGGCTTAATGATTGCGTCAATCTTCTTCATAAAAGTCAAACCCTTACCAGTTTTTACGGCCAAAGCCGGAAGTGATCGGATAACGCCGATCTTTGCCAAAGTTACGTGCAGTAATCCTCGGGCCTACCGGTGACTGCCGACGTTTATACTCATTAATATCAACCAGGCGGATAACCTTACGCACAATCGCCTCATCGAAGCCTTCTGCCACCAGTTGATCTACGGACATATCTCGTTCCACATAGCCATCAAGGATCTTATCCAGTACCGGATAAGGCGGCAGGCTATCTTCATCTTTCTGATCCGGAGCCAACTCCGCGGAAGGTGGACGATCGATCACACGCTGAGGAATCACCGGTGAACGGGTATTGCGATATTCCGATAGTTTAAACACCAGCGTTTTTGGTACATCTTTTAATACATCAAAACCACCCGCCATATCACCATAAAGCGTCGAATACCCTACGGCGATCTCACTTTTATTTCCGGTGGTCAACACCAAACTACCGCGTTTATTCGATAGCCCCATTAAGATCACCCCACGGCAACGCGCCTGCAGGTTTTCTTCAGTGGTATCACGGCGAGTGTTAACAAACATTGGCGCCAGCTGAGTCATAAAGGCATCAAAAATCGGCTCAATGGAGATAACATCAAACTCAACGCCCAGTGTTTCTGCCTCTTCCCGCGCATCCTCAATACTGATCTCTGCGGTATAGCGGAATGGCATCATCACTGCCTGAACCTTCTCTTTGCCCAAAGCATCAACGGCAATCGCCAGCGTCAGAGCGGAATCAATACCGCCCGATAAACCAAGAATCGCCCCTTTAAAGCCATTCTTATTGGCGTAATCGCGTACCGCCAATACCAACGCATCATAAATCAATGAAAGTTCTGATGGTTGCTCTGGCAACACCATGGATTCAATATGATAGTTGTTAAATTTAACCAGTTGAGTCTGCTCTTTAAAGGCTGCCAGTTTGTGCGTCATATTACCTGTCGCATCAAAAACCTTTGAACAGCCGTCAAAAATTAACTCATCCTGACCACCCACCTGATTTAAATACAGCAGTGGCAGGTGGGTGCGATGGCAATGCTCTGCCAGCAGTTGGTTGCGGATATAAGGTTTTTCACGGTTATAAGGCGAAGCGTTAATGGACAGAATCATATCTACATTAGCCGCTTTCAGAGCATCAACCGGGCCGTTAAACCACAAATCTTCACAGATCAGTAACCCAATGCGGTAACCTTTAAATTCGACATAACAGGTTCTGTCATCAGCACTGAAATAGCGTTTCTCATCGAACACGCCATAGTTAGGCAGCTGCTGCTTGTAATAGCGAGTAACCAGATTTCCCTGCCAGAACATGGAAAGTGCATTATACAAATGCCCATTGTCCCGCCATGGATGCCCTACAATAACCGCTGTCTCAGAGGAGGCCGCCTGCAATCGGGCTAATTGCTCATCACAACGCTGATAGAGATCGTCACGATAAAGTAAATCCTCCGGTGGGTAACCGGTCAGGGCCAACTCAGAAAACATCACCAGGTCGGCTCCCGCCTGCTGCTGCTCGCTGATGGTTTGTAGCATACGGTTAGTGTTACCTTCAATATCACCAACCAGCCAATTTAACTGCGCTAATGCGATAGAGAGAGCTTTGCTCATATCAATTCACTGTTCGCTATCAGGTTACAAAGGCGGCAGTATAAATGACTGTCGCCCGGATTAAAAAAGATTAAACGCTACTCTTTAAAATCGTTCGCATCTAACTCATGGCGTGACAACAATTTATAAAATTCAGTTCGGTTTCGTCCTGCCATACGGGCAGCATGGGTAACGTTACCTTTAGTCATCTGTAAAAGCTTGCGTAAATAGAGCAATTCAAACTGATTACGCGCTTCGACAAAGGTTGGTAGTGCGGTATTCTCGCCATCCAAAGCCTGTTGAACCAATGCTTCATTGATAACCGGTGTACTGGTCAACGCTACGCACTGCTCAATGACGTTGACCAGTTGACGTACGTTACCCGGCCAACTGGCGGCCATTAAACGTTTCATCGCATCAGTAGAAAAGCTGCGTACAAAAGGCTTATGGCGTTTCGCTGACTCGCGCAACAGATGGTCAGCTAACAGCGGAATATCTTCTGCCCGTTCATTTAACGCAGGAATTTTTAGGGTAACCACATTCAGGCGATAATAGAGATCTTCACGGAACTCCCCTTTTGCCATGGCTTTTGGCAAATCACGGTGAGTCGCCGAAATAATCCGCACATCGATGTCCAGATCGCGATTACTGCCCAAAGGACGTACCTTACGCTCTTGCAACACCCGTAGCAGTTTTACCTGCAGCGGTAACGGCATATCACCGATCTCATCCAAAAACAGTGTGCCGCCGGTTGCGGCCTGAAACAGGCCATCACGGCTGCTGACTGCGCCAGTGAATGCACCTTTGGCATGTCCAAATAACTCGGACTCCAGAAGTTGTTCCGGTAATGCGCCACAGTTAATCGCAATAAAAGGCTTATTTCCCCGTGGGCTGGCGCTATGTATTGCTTTGGCTAATACCTCTTTACCGGTTCCACTCAGACCATTAATCAGCACGCTCACATCAGACTGAGCCACCATTTTGGCTTGCTCAAGCAGACGTAACATCAGCGGGCTGCGGGTCACTATATTTTCTCGCCAGCTTTCATCACCCGCCGGCACTTTCATCACCAGCGCATCATCAATGGCTTTATACAGCGCATCGCGATCTACCGGTTTAGTCAGGAAACTAAAGACACCCTGCTGTGTCGCGGCAACCGCATCAGGAATAGAGCCATGGGCGGTAAGAATAATAACCGGCATACCTGGCTGATGTTTTTGAATTTCATTAAACAGCGCCATGCCGTCCATTTCATCCATCCGCAGATCGCTGATAACTAAATCTATCTGCTCACGACCTAAACGACGCAATGCTTCTTGTCCACTCTCCGCCGTTGTGACATTGAAACCTTCACTGGTTAAACGCATTCCCAGTAGCTTTAACAGACTGGGATCGTCATCAACCAGTAATAAATTGGCAGGCTTACGCGATGTCATATCAACTAAACTCCTTAATAACGGCTGGTCTATTTTTTCTCTGCTGCTGGAGTATCTACTTTAGCCGGAGCAGCTGTTGCCGGTGGCTGTGCTGGTTTAGCACTCTCTTTTTCTGCTTTACTCTGAGGCGCTGCTGGTTTATCTACTGCGGGTGCGGCGGTTTTTGCAGGCTCCGCAGGTTTCTCACTCACAGCAGGCTTAGCCTCTGGTGCAGGTTTAGCTTCTGGCGTAGATTTTGCGGGCTCAACCGCTTTTTCGTTTGCTGCTGGTTTAGCATCGGGAGCTACTTTCTGAGCTGCTGACGCTGGCTGCGTTACCCCTGCTGGCTTTTCTGGCACCACCGGAGGTGGCGGAATAATAACGGGTGCAGGTTCAACTTTTGCGCCACTACCGATAGTGCTATCGGCCGGAAGATTTTTACGTGATGAGAGCTGACGTTCAATATCGGTCAGGTTCTCCAGCTTGCGCGTCATTTCATTAAGCTGATGTTTGGTATCCTGTAACTGAGCGTGCAGCGCGTCCATTTGTGTATCATTACTTTCTTTTTGGCGCTGATGGCGAACTCTTTCATCCGACAGGCTAAGTTCCATGGACTGTTCATCAGTCCAGAGTTGAATCAGAGAATAGACGGTATCCGGATACATGGAACGGTAATTCTTTAGCTGTTCCAGTGAACGTCGACGTTCTGAATTATTGACCTCAACCCGGGACAACAAGACGGCGCGCTTCATTACACCATCCCAGGTTGTCGTTTCGTATTCAGCGGATTGAGCCTGAGCCCGGGAAGCCGGAAGCGCCTGAGAACAGGTAATCAGGCGTAGCCAATATAATGAGTTAGCATAAGTTTCATTATCCTGAGCTTTCCAGATATTACCGTCACAACTCACTCGTGAATAATCACTGACTTTACGATTTGGCGTTTCATAGCGGATTTCACCCGATGCACTTTCAGTAAACGACTGATAGCTACATCCGGCCAACATTACAGGCAACATAAAAACAGAAAGCGTTAATACTTTCTGCCATCGGCCCGTCACCCCGTGCGTATTCACCGGGCTAAGCGTAGAATGATAATTTAAATCTTGTTTGGTAAACCTTTTAGGCATTATGCATTACTTCTCAGCAGTTAACGGTAGTTCAATTCGAAAGCACACATCGGCATAGTCTACATCGACCAGCAGCAATTCACCGTCCATCTGACGGATACAATCACGGGCAATGCTCAATCCCAGGCCACTGCCTTTTACCGCCCCTTTTCGCTGGCGACTCCCCTGATAAAAGGGTTCAAACAGCATCGTTTTTTCCTGAGGCAGGATTTTTTCTCCGGTATTGGCGATATCTATTTGAATAGATTGTCCAACCTGACGACTAATAACCCAAATGGTACCGGATTCCGCACCATAGTGCACTGCATTGGAATAGAGATTATCAAGAACACGCATTAATAATACCGATTCCGCCCAACAATGGCTCAGCGCCAACTGACATTCCGTGCGCATAAGTTTAGCCCTTGCAGGCAAACTATGGGCGGAAATTACCGCAGAAACCATAACCTGTAGGTCAAGATGCTCTTTTTCGGTACGTACGTCTGTCTGATTGCGGTTGTAGTCCAGCAATTGTTCAATCAGTTGTTGTAAATGTCGGCTACTGTTATCCAGTATAGAGACGACTTCTTTTTGATCGTCGGTTAACGGTCCGACAACCTGATCGAGCAATAATTCCGTACCTTCACGCATGCTGGCCAGCGGTGTTTTCAGTTCATGAGAAATGTGCCGTAAAAATTCATGACGTTGTGATTCCAGCCACGAAAGGCGTTCACTCAGCCAGACAATACGTTGAGCGAGCGACTGGATCTCCCTGGGACCTTTAAATGCAGTGAGATTACTCAGTGACTTCCCTTCTCCCAAACGGTTAATCATACGCTCAACCCGTTTCACCGGCCCAATGATCATTCGGGTAAACAGGAAAACTAAGAATACGCTAAGTAAAAACAGCAATAACGCCTGCTGCCCAAAAAAGTAGCCTTTATCCGCAATGGCCTGCTGTAGTTTTTCACCACGAGAGAAAATAATGGCTCGCGTCGCCTGAACCATATCCGCGTTTGCTTTAGAAAACTGCTCTAATAAAATGGATGACTCTTCATTTGGACCACTGTTCTTACAGTGAATTTCGGCCAGCCCTGCCTGCTGCTGCTTGAGCGTTTTATAATAGTTTTGATCGGGGATAATCGCCGCGTGCATCTCCAGCATTTCAGCATATTGCTGACGCTGATTCAGGTAGAGTGTCTCCAGTGTTTTATCGCCCAGCACACAATATTGCCGATAGCTGCGTTCCATACTTAATGCCAGATTGGTCATTGCTTCGCTACGTCGCGCATCTTTTAGGGTCGTATTATTGCTATCCGCCGCCTGTTCACTCAACAAATCTAAACTTTTATATGCCTGATAAGCCAAAATCAGCAATGGTAATAGCACCAACAGGAAGGCCAGTAACACCAGTTGACGAAGGGAATGAGGAAAACGGCTCAATTTTTTCAACCTGATACTCTCACGGTAAATCAATCGATAACGATGCTAACTGACCCCGATGGAAGAAAATAGCTCTTTAACCTGTTTCATCAAAGATTTTCTTACGCCCGGATTGTTCTGCATCTGTCCATTAAGGGCATAATAACTCAAAAATTGCTTTCAGGCTTTTTTGTGTTATCTCGCTCTACTGCTGTATCGCAGCCAAAAAAAAAGCACTTAACCAAGAATGGTAAGTGCCTAACGAATTTCGTTTACTTTAGTACGTGAGTTCCCGAAGGACGTTTCCGTCCTTCGGGAGAAATACGTGGATGTCCTGAGTTTTCGTCTTCTGAGTGATGGAGGCATAACCTGACATCGATAGACCTGACGAATAACATCCATATGTGTCAATAATTGATGAAGTGTTGTTCATAACAGCAGGTTCATCACAACCTGACACAGGCTGGCACCTCACTCAACGTGTCGTCTGATGTTTGATAAGCTGCCGAAGCAGTGAATATCGGGTTGGTAGACGATAGGTACCATGGCTTTGGCATCATTCTAAGGCTTATGTAGCACCACAAATTGTGTTCTGACATAAAAAGGTGAATGAGCGACGCATAAAATAATGCACATAGCGTGCCACATTTAAAATAAAAATTACAATCAATTGATAAACAATGAATTTTATTTAAATTCATCTACTCATATAATTTAATCGTTCTGTCCTTGCGGTGAATTCTTGCCCGAACCGTCTCTAAAAACCGACACTGTTTTACTGCTCTTTAATTATTTAATGAAATCATATAATTATGTGTCTCTTATTTGAGACAGCCTATCAGACCAATTGTCTGCATTTACCAACAGCAATAAGAAATTCTTTATTATTCATAAAATTAAAAAGGCGACTTTCGTCGCCTTTTTATCATTAATAATGTTCTATTAACCTAGCTGCTTGCGCGCATTACGGAACAAGCGCATCCATGGACCATCTTCGCCCCACTCGGCAGGATGCCAGGAATTACTCACCGTACGGAAAACACGCTCAGGGTGAGGCATCATCAGAGTAATGCGTCCATCCCGGTTGGTAATAGCCGTGATTCCTTTTGGTGAACCATTCGGGTTAGCCGGATAGTTTTCGGTAACCTGACCAAAATTATCCACATAACGCATAGAAACAAGTCCGGATTGATCTAACGCCGTCAGATGTTGTGCATCACGAACTTCAACCCGCCCTTCGCCATGAGAAACGACTATCGGCAGGCGCGAACCCTCCATCCCTTGCAACAGTAATGATGGGCTACGGGTCACTTCTACCAGACTAAAGCGCGCTTCAAAACGCTCTGACAGGTTGCGCACAAAACGCGGCCAATGTTCAGATCCCGGAATCAACTCATTCAGATTAGACATCATCTGACAGCCATTACATACGCCAAGAGACAATGTATCCTGACGATTAAAGAAAGCATCAAATTGGTCACGTACCCGATTATTGAACAGTACCGATTTAGCCCATCCTTCCCCGGCACCTAATACGTCACCATAAGAGAAGCCGCCACAAGCTACCAGCGTATGGAAACCATCCAACTGAATGCTTCCCGACAATAAATCACTCATATGTACATCAACAGCATCAAAGCTTGCCCGATGGAAAGCAGCTGCCATCTCAACATGAGAGTTCACCCCTTGCTCACGTAGTACCGCAACCCGAGGACGCGATTGTTTAGCAATGTAAGGGGCTGCAATATCATCTTTAGCATCAAAGCTCAGATTAACATTCAGACCCGGATCATTTGCCTGCTGTTTTGCCTGATGTTCCATATCAGCACAATCCGGGTTATCACGCAGGCGTTGCATCTGCCATGTTGTTTCAGCCCACCACATACGTAGTGTTTGACGGCTTTGCTTATACACTGGCTTCTCAGCGTAACGAATATCTATCTCATCGCCCGACACTGCACAACCAATATGGTGTACACAGTCAGTTAATCCGAATGATGACAGGCAAGCGTTCACTTCGGTCAACTTATCCTGAGAAACCTGAATAACAGCCCCCAGCTCTTCATTAAACAGAACGGATAACATATCGCTATCCAGTGATTGCAGATCGATCTTTAATCCACAATGACCAGCAAATGCCATTTCTGCCAGAGTCACCATCAATCCACCGTCAGAACGATCGTGATAAGCCAAAAGTGAACGACTGGCAACCAGAGCCTGGATAGCATTAAAGAACGCTGCCAGCTTATCTGCGTTATGTACGTCTGCCGGCTTATCACCCAATTGACGATATACCTGAGCTAATGCTGTCGCACCCAACCCATTTCGCCCTTCACCAAGATCGATAAGCAATAAAGCATTATCTTCTCCGGTATGCAGTTGTGGAGTCACCGTACTACGTACATCCTCCACTCGGGCAAAAGCAGTAATCACCAGAGAAAGTGGTGACGTCATTTCAACCGTTTCACCTTCTTGCTGCCAACGAGTTTTCATTGACATCGAATCTTTGCCCACCGGAATAGTGATACCTAATGCAGGGCACAGCTCCTCTCCTACCGCTTTTACAGCAGCATAAAGACCTGCGTCTTCGCCCGGATGACCGGCAGCAGCCATCCAGTTAGCAGAAAGCTTAATGCGTTTCAGTTCACCAATTTGAGTCGCGGCAATATTGGTTAACGCTTCTCCTACAGCCAGACGCGCTGAAGCGGAGAAATCCAGTAACGCAACCGGCGCTCGCTCACCCAGAGACATCGCTTCGCCATAATAGCTGTCATAGCTGGCGGTAGTTACAGCACAATCCGCAACCGGAATTTGCCATGGGCCAACCATTTGATCGCGAGCAACCATACCGGTGACTGAACGGTCACCAATGGTAATCAGGAAGGTTTTTTCTGCTACCGTTGGCAAATGCAATACACGATTAACCGCTTCTTCCAGTGAAATATCTGCTTTCACCAGCGGTTGAGAGACTGAATTTAATGTTTTGACATCCCGTACCATTTTTGGTGTTTTGCCCAGCAGAACATCTAACGGCAGGTCAATTGGATCGTTATCAAAATGACGATCGTGAAGGGTAAGCTGCTTTTCTTCTGTTGCTTCACCAATCACCGCATAAGGTGCACGTTCGCGACGGCACAGGCGATCAAATAACGCTAATTTTTCTGGCGCTACGGCCAGAACATAGCGTTCCTGAGATTCATTACACCAAACTTCCAATGGGCTCATTCCCGGCTCATCGTTAAGAATGTCGCGTAATTCAAACTTACCGCCACGATTACCATCGCTGACTAATTCAGGCATCGCATTGGATAAACCACCAGCACCAACGTCATGAATAAACAGAATCGGGTTGTCATCGCCCAACTGCCAACAGCGATCAATCACTTCCTGGCAGCGGCGTTCCATCTCCGGGTTATCACGCTGTACCGATGCAAAATCCAAATCTGCATCAGACTGGCCCGAAGCCATTGAAGATGCAGCACCACCACCAAGACCAATGTTCATCGCCGGGCCGCCCAACACGATTAGTTTGGCTCCAACGGTAATCTCACCCTTTTGTACGTGGTCGGCTCGAATGTTACCAATGCCGCCCGCTAACATAATTGGTTTATGGTAGCCACGCAGCTCAAGACCGTTATGGCTGTTCACCTGCTCTTCATAAGTACGGAAATAGCCTAATAATGCAGGGCGACCAAATTCGTTATTAAACGCAGCACCACCAAGCGGACCGTCGGTCATAATATCCAGCGCGGTAACGATACGATCTGGTTTACCGAAATCTTGCTCCCATGGTTGTTCAAAACCAGGAATACGCAGGTTAGAAACTGAAAAACCAACCAGACCTGCTTTAGGTTTCGCACCACGCCCGGTTGCACCCTCATCACGAATTTCACCGCCGGAGCCCGTGGCTGCTCCTGGCCACGGTGAAATAGCCGTTGGGTGGTTATGGGTTTCTACCTTCATCAGAATATGCGCGACTTCCTGATGGTAGTCATAAACACCACTGTCAGGTTTAGCAAAAAAGCGCCCAACTTCTGAGCCCTCCATGACGGCGGCATTATCTTTATAAGCAGACAGAACGTAGTCCGGCGTCTGCTCATAGGTATTCTTAATCATTTTAAACAGCGATTTTGGCTGTGTTTTGCCATCAATCACCCAGTCAGCATTAAAGATTTTATGCCGACAGTGCTCAGAGTTAGCCTGAGCAAACATATACAACTCAATATCGGTTGGATTGCGCTGCAAACCAGTAAAAGCATCCAGCAGATAGTCAATTTCATCGGGTGCTAAC from Limnobaculum xujianqingii encodes:
- a CDS encoding sensor histidine kinase, producing MIYRESIRLKKLSRFPHSLRQLVLLAFLLVLLPLLILAYQAYKSLDLLSEQAADSNNTTLKDARRSEAMTNLALSMERSYRQYCVLGDKTLETLYLNQRQQYAEMLEMHAAIIPDQNYYKTLKQQQAGLAEIHCKNSGPNEESSILLEQFSKANADMVQATRAIIFSRGEKLQQAIADKGYFFGQQALLLFLLSVFLVFLFTRMIIGPVKRVERMINRLGEGKSLSNLTAFKGPREIQSLAQRIVWLSERLSWLESQRHEFLRHISHELKTPLASMREGTELLLDQVVGPLTDDQKEVVSILDNSSRHLQQLIEQLLDYNRNQTDVRTEKEHLDLQVMVSAVISAHSLPARAKLMRTECQLALSHCWAESVLLMRVLDNLYSNAVHYGAESGTIWVISRQVGQSIQIDIANTGEKILPQEKTMLFEPFYQGSRQRKGAVKGSGLGLSIARDCIRQMDGELLLVDVDYADVCFRIELPLTAEK
- the purL gene encoding phosphoribosylformylglycinamidine synthase gives rise to the protein MEILRGSPALSAFRINKLLSLCQDLQLPVSAIYAEYVHFADLITPLSDDELTKLKRLLKYGPSLAEHDPQGRLLLVTPRPGTISPWASKATDIAHNCGLSSIHRLERGIAYYIQAENLSESQWHILSGLLHDRMMECVFTEPQQAQALFSQHQPAPFVVIDVLTEGRQALEKANEKLGLALAPDEIDYLLDAFTGLQRNPTDIELYMFAQANSEHCRHKIFNADWVIDGKTQPKSLFKMIKNTYEQTPDYVLSAYKDNAAVMEGSEVGRFFAKPDSGVYDYHQEVAHILMKVETHNHPTAISPWPGAATGSGGEIRDEGATGRGAKPKAGLVGFSVSNLRIPGFEQPWEQDFGKPDRIVTALDIMTDGPLGGAAFNNEFGRPALLGYFRTYEEQVNSHNGLELRGYHKPIMLAGGIGNIRADHVQKGEITVGAKLIVLGGPAMNIGLGGGAASSMASGQSDADLDFASVQRDNPEMERRCQEVIDRCWQLGDDNPILFIHDVGAGGLSNAMPELVSDGNRGGKFELRDILNDEPGMSPLEVWCNESQERYVLAVAPEKLALFDRLCRRERAPYAVIGEATEEKQLTLHDRHFDNDPIDLPLDVLLGKTPKMVRDVKTLNSVSQPLVKADISLEEAVNRVLHLPTVAEKTFLITIGDRSVTGMVARDQMVGPWQIPVADCAVTTASYDSYYGEAMSLGERAPVALLDFSASARLAVGEALTNIAATQIGELKRIKLSANWMAAAGHPGEDAGLYAAVKAVGEELCPALGITIPVGKDSMSMKTRWQQEGETVEMTSPLSLVITAFARVEDVRSTVTPQLHTGEDNALLLIDLGEGRNGLGATALAQVYRQLGDKPADVHNADKLAAFFNAIQALVASRSLLAYHDRSDGGLMVTLAEMAFAGHCGLKIDLQSLDSDMLSVLFNEELGAVIQVSQDKLTEVNACLSSFGLTDCVHHIGCAVSGDEIDIRYAEKPVYKQSRQTLRMWWAETTWQMQRLRDNPDCADMEHQAKQQANDPGLNVNLSFDAKDDIAAPYIAKQSRPRVAVLREQGVNSHVEMAAAFHRASFDAVDVHMSDLLSGSIQLDGFHTLVACGGFSYGDVLGAGEGWAKSVLFNNRVRDQFDAFFNRQDTLSLGVCNGCQMMSNLNELIPGSEHWPRFVRNLSERFEARFSLVEVTRSPSLLLQGMEGSRLPIVVSHGEGRVEVRDAQHLTALDQSGLVSMRYVDNFGQVTENYPANPNGSPKGITAITNRDGRITLMMPHPERVFRTVSNSWHPAEWGEDGPWMRLFRNARKQLG